A part of Falco naumanni isolate bFalNau1 chromosome 19, bFalNau1.pat, whole genome shotgun sequence genomic DNA contains:
- the TACC1 gene encoding transforming acidic coiled-coil-containing protein 1 isoform X3: MGAARSREPRGGSEPRGGPAPQRRSDSKGNFETPEAETPTRSSLKEFCEPLPGLPEPEARTQEPSGHGDLLVGEAIRDSLPGKHPKDEAQPEIGAPKASLDIKGETDSEDSSLTQPPAESQAPAVLGSRADAGCAAVPAAELAPVPHAGRATRERVMSGEDVADASTGLVEPKADAVAQESSPSRGQLGKGKSLGRKTEESTEETPVPPASYRFDPEQYDESVNPFVAGGCRLQSSPPAALHRFPHPGSELGGDLAPEPQGQVLKPEVDFTEGGESTEARRATPRKGSKIPASKLTPKRHREPPKKPGEDAERGPTEPLPPRGSPRLSPALWDSPGLSSFGGSSNLPTLPKGSYQFDPDNFDSVDPFKPTKTLTSTAADSCPTADNSLNEILESQTLEVQDDLVKGRDSPKKPKSRLITTTEQVKFLCFLLSGCKVKQYETQPLVLDVCAQDEGVLISEIPDIANRDGHATDEEKLASTTSAQKPAGLEKKGEPEDDLEYFECSNVPVLVAKHGTEAGFEKEISKQVEKDGPGIFPGNAGLCSLDKSPAAITSVNRSESPLDSICLSESEKTAVLTLIREEIITKEIEASEWKKKYEESRQEVLEMRKIVAEYEKTIAQMIEDEQRTNMTSQKNMQQLTMEKEQALADLNSVERSLSDLFRRYENLKSVLEGFKKNEEALKKCAQDYLTRVKQEEQRYQALKVHAEEKLDKANEEIAQVRTKAKAESAALHAGLRKEQMKVESLERALQQKNQEIEELTKICDELIAKLGKTD, translated from the exons aGCCAAGTGGCCATGGTGACCTGCTGGTAGGGGAAGCCATCCGGGACAGCTTGCCTGGGAAGCACCCCAAAGATGAGGCTCAACCAGAGATCGGAGCCCCTAAAGCCAGCTTGGATATTAAAGGGGAAACCGACTCCGAAGACTCTTCCCTGACACAGCCGCCAGCTgaaagccaggctccagctgtgctgggaagcagggctgacGCTGGCTGTGCcgctgtgcctgctgcagagctggcccCGGTGCCCCATGCGGGCAGAGCCACCCGGGAACGGGTCATGTCAGGAGAGGATGTGGCGGATGCCAGCACGGGGCTGGTGGAGCCGAAGGCAGATGCCGTAGCCCAGGAGTCCTCGCCCAGCCGGGGCCAGCTCGGGAAAGGAAAATCActggggaggaaaacagaagaatccACAGAGGAGACCCCGGTGCCCCCAGCATCCTACCGGTTTGACCCTGAGCAGTACGATGAGAGCGTAAACCCCTttgtggcagggggctgccggCTGCAGAGCTCCCCCCCGGCGGCCCTGCACCGCTTCCCCCATCCTGGCAGCGAGCTGGGGGGGGACCTGGCCCCGGAGCCCCAAGGGCAGGTCCTGAAACCCGAGGTCGATTTTACAGAGGGGGGAGAGAGCACGGAGGCCAGGAGAGCGACGCCCAGGAAGGGCAGCAAGATCCCGGCCAGCAAGCTGACGCCGAAGAGACACCGGGAGCCCCCCAAAAAACCAGGCGAGGATGCGGAGAGGGGTCCCACAGAGCCACTgcccccccggggctccccccggCTGAGCCCCGCGCTCTGGGACAGCCCAGGGCTCAGCTCCTTTGGTGGCAGCTCAAACCTGCCGACTCTCCCCAAGGGCTCTTACCAGTTTGACCCTGATAACTTTGACTCCGTGGATCCATTTAAGCCCACCAAGACCCTCACCAGCACCGCCGCCGACTCCTGCCCCACTGCCGATAACAGCCTCAACGAAATCCTCGAGTCTCAGACGCTGGAGGTGCAGGATGATCTCGTGAAAGGCAGAGACTCCCCGAAGAAGCCCAAGTCGCGCCTGATAAC GACTACTGAACAAGTgaaatttctctgttttctgtt GAGCGGCTGCAAGGTGAAGCAATATGAAACACAGCCCCTGGTCCTGGATGTTTGCGCTCAG GATGAAGGAGTATTGATCTCAGAAATCCCAGATATTGCAAATCGGGATGGACACGCCACTGATGAGGAGAAGCTGGCCTCCACCACCTCTGCGCAGAAACCGGCCGGGCTGGAGAAGAAGGGCGAGCCAGAAGATGACCTGGAGTACTTTGAGTGCTCGAATGTTCCTGTGCTGGTAGCGAAGCACGGCACGGAGGCAG GCTTTGAAAAGGAGATCTCCAAGCAGGTGGAAAAGGATGGGCCTGGCATCTTCCCT GGCAATGCCGGGCTGTGCTCCTTGGACAAGTCCCCTGCAGCCATCACCAGCGTGAACAGGAGTGAGAGTCCCCTGGACAGCATCTGCCTCAGTGAGTCTGAGAAGACAGCCGTGCTCACGCTTATCAGAGAGGAG ATAATCACAAAGGAGATTGAAGCGAGCGAGTGGAAGAAGAAATACGAAGAGAGCCGCCAGGAAGTCTTAGAGATGAG GAAAATCGTGGCTGAGTATGAGAAGACCATTGCCCAGATGATAG AGGATGAGCAGAGGACAAACATGACATCTCAGAAGAACATGCAGCAGCTCACGATGGAAAAGGAGCAGGCTCTGGCAGACCTAAACTCGGTGGAGAGGTCCTTGTCAGATCTCTTCAGGAGATATGAGAACCTGAAGAGCGTCCTAGAAGGCTTTAAGAAG aatGAAGAAGCTCTGAAGAAGTGTGCTCAAGATTATTTAACCCGGGTCAAGCAAGAAGAGCAGCGGTATCAGGCCCTGAAAGtccatgcagaagaaaaattagacAA AGCCAACGAGGAGATCGCCCAGGTGCGCACCAAGGCCAAGGCAGAGAGCGCGGCGCTGCACGCTGGGCTTCGCAAGGAGCAGATGAAGGTGGAGTCCCTGGAGCGAGCCCTCCAGCAGAAG aacCAGGAGATTGAGGAGCTGACCAAGATCTGTGACGAGCTGATAGCGAAGCTGGGAAAGACAGACTGA
- the LOC121099438 gene encoding CD59 glycoprotein-like codes for MFALKTLLALAVITSLAGESKALKCHKCVASNENDCNKQGSHSCPQYADACLTITAPNSVIKSCSYKSFCDQRGSSGGATLKCCFSDNCNGPPRGSRNSGGATPLPLPSLLAAALVGKLLLSWP; via the exons ATGTTCGCCCTGAAGACCCTCCTGGCCCTGGCTGTCATCACATCCCTGGCCGGAGAAA GTAAAGCACTGAAATGCCACAAATGCGTTGCGTCCAACGAGAACGACTGCAACAAGCAAGGTtcccacagctgcccccagTACGCCGACGCCTGCCTCACCATCACTGCACCCA ACAGCGTCATTAAGTCTTGCTCCTACAAGTCCTTCTGTGACCAGCGTGGCAGCTCTGGTGGGGCcacactgaaatgctgcttcaGCGACAACTGCAACGGACCACCCCGGGGCTCCAGGAACAGTGGGGGGGCCACGCCGctgcccctccccagcctgctggctgctgcattggtggggaagctgctgctgagctggccGTGA